Genomic DNA from Callospermophilus lateralis isolate mCalLat2 chromosome 11, mCalLat2.hap1, whole genome shotgun sequence:
aaggtattgtgtccatctacaacttaaaaaaaaaaaaaaaaaaaaagtcaagggcTAGCCCAGAGCAGTAACACATGCCTTCTGAattccagccacttgggaggctaaggcaggaggatcttgagttaaaagccagctttGGCAATTTTGCAAGGCGTTAAGCAGCTCattaagaccctgtttctaaataaaatacaaaaagggctggggatgtggcccagtgattAAGTACCCCTAAGTttgattcctggtaccaaaaaaaaaaaaaaaaaagtcaagggctagggatgtagctcagtggtagagtaccttcctagtacttttttttttttaacccaagatcctgtgtttgatccccaacactacaaacaaacaaacaaaaagtcaaaATTCAGTAACACAATAAGTAAAAGACAGATTAAAAATTAACTCATTggagctggggtcgtggctcagaagtagagctctcacctagcacacatgaggcactgggttccatcctcagcaccacataaaaatgaaataaaaatattgtgtccacctacaactaaaaaataaatattaaaataaaaactcaCTCATTACATAACACTCTATCTACTCCTCCTTACTCCTTCCTTATACCTGTCCCAGCAATCCCATTTCTCTTCCCAGAAATAACCCTGACAGTAGTGGATATTTATCCTCTTAGATCCTTTCctgcatatttttatatgtgcatgcacatatgttatttttttaacataaatgACATATGCATCTTCTTCTTGCAACTCCCCTCCACTTACTACATGTATTGGAGATTAAACATTTTGGTTATTTCCCATTTTCACTCTCTTAGACAATATTTCTATAAACAGTCTTTTCCTAAGCATTTTAGAATATGTattcctagaaagggaagtgtaaCTCTGTGGTAAAACATGCAAAACCCTGGGTTAGGATCCCAGcatcaccacaaacaaacaaaaaggaaaaagaacataTATTACTAGAACTAAAATTACTATGTATATTTAATGGTATTGAAGAGTGTATGCAtatggggctgggatgtagctcagtggtagaatgcttgcctagaatgcatgaggccTTGGATTTGATACCTAGTACTACCCCTCAAAAAGTTATCTCATTTTAATTTCAGTTTCTTGTTTGCGTATCTTTTCCTATtaactattttttaaacattttttttagttatagatggacacaatatctttacttttatttatttatttttatgtggtgctgaggatcgaacccagtgcctcatgcatgccaggcaagcatttgccattgagctacagctccagacctgattaactattttaattttttctgttcttcgcCCATTCTTCAGTGTCTTTTTCTTAATCAATTTGCTGGAGCTCTTTATGTGTAATACATTAATCCTCCTAGTCTTTAGTCTGTTTCTTTAGTTTATTGtgtcttttatcattttttttaatgtagctcATATTGGCAGATCATACTGGTAAACCCTACTTTGATCCCCTGTGACTTTTCTGATAATTCCTGATCTTTGACTTTGCTGTCACCTCTGACTTATGACTGTCCTCCCATCTTCACTCTCCAGAACTTTCTGGCTTCTACCTCCCCTGACCTCCTTGGCTTGGCCTCCCCCCAGGTTCGTGAATGGGGCAGGTTACTTTGCTGCTGTAGCAGATGCCATCCTTCGAGCTCGAGAAGAGATTTTCATCACAGACTGGTGGTGAGTGGGGAAAGGCCTATGAGAGAAGGGGTAGGGTACACCCATAGCAGATCCGCATACAGGTGAAGCAAAGAGTGGCTGCCTGGCTGGAGCTCAGCTTGCCTCTTACCTACTGCCCTGAATACTAGGTTGAGTCCTGAGATTTACCTGAAGCGTCCAGCCCATTCAGACGACTGGAGACTGGACATTATGCTCAAGAGGAAGGCGGTGAGGAAAGTGGTCAAGCTAGAAAGGAGGAGTGGTGGGGTTGCATGTGGGTGAAGGTTGATTGGAAGGACAGTAGCAAGGGATAAGAAAGGGGATCTGAGACTTCAGGGGAGGGAAATATTCTTGTCCTGGCTCAGTGTCAGTCAGACATCACCTCTTCTCAGTACTGTCAGACTTCGTTCCTGGTGCCCATAGCACATTATTGTTACCTGGGGTGTACATGTATATCTCGTACTGGACTGATAAACAGCATTAGTTCTAGTTCAAAGCACAGCACCTGTCATATAAGGGGGCATTTGTGGATGTTGATAGCTGGGAGGAAGGCTACATGGATGATGGAAGGTGACTGGGTAAGTGGATGGATAGATAATGGAAAAGGAAATGAATGGAAGAATATGAGTTGGAAACATGGAGGCATACAGAGTGGGTGGGAAGGGGAATGAATGAGAGATGGTAGATAAGTTGATGagtaggctggggatatagctcagttcgttaagtgcttgtctcacatgcagaaggccctgggttcaatccccagcaccacaggggggaaaaaaagatggtGAGTAAATGGTTGggaagatggatagatagataatgAAGGGTAGGTGGGTAGACGTGTGGATAGATGAGTGGATGAGTAGATAAGTCGGTCTTAAGTTTGCTTCAAGCATTAAGGCAGTGTTGCATGCAGAGCATCTAGGATCTTCAGGCAGGGTGGAGGGCCATATAGGAATCCTGAACATgaagaagggagggaagaaaggggcCAATCTGGGAGAGGTACAGGTTTTTAATTCCCTTATTCACCACCAGGAGGAGGGTGTCCGTGTGTCTGTACTGCTGTTTAAGGAAGTGGAATTGGCCTTGGGCATCAACAGTGGCTATAGCAAGAGGATGCTGATGCTGTTGCACCCCAATATAAAGGTTACTCTCTGCCTCAGAGACCCCTCCCACAGAAGAGTCCTCCTCACCACACTTCCCCATCCCCTCTAAGCCCCCTCCCTGGAGGTCTCATCCTTCCATCTTTCCCTCTCCATCTTCTCTTACCTAAATCCACCCTCACGAACTCCTTCCTCTACACATGCTCCAGGTGATGCGTCACCCAGACCAAGTGACATTGTGGGCTCATCATGAGAAACTTCTGGTAGTAGACCAAGTGGTGGCCTTCTTGGGGGGTCTGGACCTTGCCTATGGCCGCTGGGATGATCTACACTATCGACTCACTGACCTTGGAGACTCCTCTGAATCAACCACCCCACGGGTAATTTTCCCAtggccttcctgagattccctccAAACTCAGATAGTCGAAATCCATATGCCTTCCCAGCTCTACCCTTCCCCCTCCAGTCATTCCAAGCATTGCCCACCCTCAATCTTTCTAGAATCCCAAGAACCCACTTTGAAAATACTATAACCCAGTTTCTTCTCCATTTTCACTAACTAAAAGTGCAGCTGCAGGGAAGGGATGAAGGATCAAACTCTCTTTCATTCctactgtctctgtctctctcagccTATTTCAGTGTTCCTGTCTTCTCTTTGGCCTGGCTCTGTATAGCCCCATGACCTCGCCTTGCCCCGTGTTGCCCCTACAGCCTCCCACCCCATGCCCAGACTCTGCAACCACCCCAGACCTCTCTCACAACCAATTCTTCTGGCTGGGAAAGGACTACAGCAATCTTATCACCAAGGACTGGGTGCAGCTGGACCGGCCTTTTGAAGGTGAGGCTCCCTTCCTGCAAGGCCTCCAAGAGCTGGGAGCAGGGGCAGAAGTTGAGGCTGGGACTGAGAACTGGttgatatggttaaagataatgtAACCTTCCATCTGgtagcctcctcctcctcctcctcctgccccagGTATCCCCAAGAGACCAGCCTAACCTCTCCCCTGACTCGCCTGGGGCTCCCAGATTTCATTGACAGGGAGACCACACCACGGATGCCATGGAGGGACGTTGGAGTGGTCATCCATGGCTCAGCTGCCCGAGACCTTGCCCGGCACTTCATCCAGCGCTGGAACTTCACCAAGGTGCTCACTCCTCCAGGGCATCTGGAAGTAGGGAGGGAGAGCCAGGCTTAGCTGCCCACCTCCTGCTAACTCTGCCATCCCTCTACCTCAGACCACCAAGGCCAAGTACAAGATACCCATGTACCCTTACCTGTTGCCTAAGTCCACCAGCACCGCACACCAGCTCCCCTTCACACTCCCTGGGGGACAGTGCACCACTGTGCAGGTGAGGCTCCTGACTTCAGCCAGATCACTCTTCCCTTTACCCCCAGTCCAGTGCCCCACCCATGTTCCCTGTTGTGAGAGCTCTCAAGATTCCACCTCCTCTGGGATTAGAAACCACATTATTTTCACTGTGCCACTAGGTCTTGCGGTCTGTGGACCGCTGGTCAGCAGgaactttggagaactctatCCTCAATGCCTACCTGCACACCATCAGGGAGAGCCAGCACTTCCTCTACATTGAGGTCTGATGGGGGTGAGGGTGGAGAAAGATGATGGAAGGGATGTCCCAGGGGAGAGGCTGAGAGTGCAAGTGTGATCCTGGAGGGCTGGTGTAGGTGGGCCTGGATTAGATGGGGAAGTGCAAGACCAAGGCCTGGGGTGGGGACAGGGGGGCAGGGAGTGAGGACAGGGCTTGGGGCCAGGCTGCTGATGTCTCTCTCTGGTCCCTGTCCCAGAATCAGTTCTTCATTAGCTGCTCAGATGGGCGTACGGTTCTGAACAAGGTGGGCGATGAGATTGTGGACAGAatcctgaaggcccacaagtaaGGTGGACTCAGGATGGTGGGGACAGTGGCATGGTTTAAGCCCAGCCAGAGCGGGTAGGGTTCACTTAAGGGACGGTCACACCTCTAATTCTGCCCCTTTCCCCAGGCAGGGACAGTGTTTCAGAGTATACGTGCTTTTGCCCTTGCTCCCTGGCTTCGAGGGTGACATCTCCACGGGTGGAGGTAACTCCATCCAGGCCATTCTGCACTTCACTTACAGGTGACCACAGCCAGGCTCTGCGTCTCATTCTGCCCATGCCCCCTCCTAACTCTGTCTTGACTCCTTCCTGCTAGACCTTTGAGGTCCACCTCTCCTGAAACCTCCCTTCCCTTGCCCAGCCTCCACCtccctcaccttttttttttccctctcaggACCCTGTGTCGTGGGGAGTATTCAATCCTGCATCGCCTCAAAGCAGCCAGTGAGTGCTGGGGACTGGGTCAAGCCCCCACCAGACCTCTGAGGAGAGGGACCTTAGGGAGCTGGAGGTCTGGGAGTAAGGACAGGAGGCtgtcattctatttttttttttttttatggtactggggagattgaatccaagggtattctaccactgaagtattccctagctctttttgcttaatttcattcatttattcagtcatttattttgaggtaccaaggattgaactcaggggcacttgactactgaaccacattcccatccCATTTCGTATTttactatttagagacagggtcttactgagttgcttagtgcctcagtgttgctgaggccagctttgaactcacagtcaggtcctgtctcagtctccagagccatTAGGAtttcaggcgtgtgccactgcgcccagtttcattttatttttgaaacagggtcttgctaagttgcccaggctggccttttgTCTCAGCCcctcgagttgctgggattacaggcctttgCCATTGCATGGGGCTTGTCATTCTTCTGTGCTTCTGGGGCTACTCAGACCCCAGGTGGCCTTTCACTGCCAAGAGAAGTGTACAGATTAGACTCTAGACAGGGCTTCTGAAATGAGGAGAGAGGTGGGACAGGACCCCATCTGCACACAAAGGGTACTTCTCACCTCACTCCCCATCTTCTCTTATGTGCAGTGGGGACAGCGTGGCGGGACTACATGTCCATCTGCGGGCTCCGCACACACGGAGAGCTGGGTGGGCACCCAGTCTCAGAACTCATCTATATCCACAGCAAGCTGCTCATTGCAGATGACCGGACAGTCATCATTGGTCAGTTTTGGATCTGGGGCCCCCAGCATCAATAGGAGGGTGGAGAGAGGCAGAGGGGTGACAAGGGATGACAGAGATTGCAGTTGAGGGTCAAGGGAGGTTTTGCCCACAGGCCAGTTTTCTGATAAAGGTGATGGGATATTTGAGGATGCCCCTGGGCCAAGGCAGATGCAGCATGTCCTGCACCTACCACAGGTTCTGCGAACATCAATGACCGGAGCTTGCTGGGGAAGAGGGACAGCGAACTGGCGGTGCTGATTGAGGACACAGAGATGGAGCCATCCCTGATGGATGGGGCAGAATATCAGGCGGGCAGGTTTGCCTTGAGCTTGCGGAAGCACTGCTTCAGGTATAGCTGGGTGGGGTGCTGCAAGaaggagggggtgggggagggggacttgccttttgagtcAGATGTGAGAACTGCCTAGAGCTAGTGTTCAATTTCCCAGCAGGCAGACTAATCCAGTTTAGGCTATCAGCAAAGTAggaacaccaaaaaaagaaaaaaaaatttaaaaatagaaacgaATCAATGTTCTGTTGGACTCATTTACTTATTTTACAGTTTAATAGTGCCATCTAGTTTGAAGTACCAGAGTAGAGATACTATAACTTTTCTGATATTCATGTTCTCTAAAGATCATAATttggctgcggttgtggctcagtggtagagcttttgcactgggtttgattctcagcaacacctataaataaataaataaatacataaatagaataaaggtccattgacaactaaaaaaaaaaaaatcttaatttggCCCCGTCCGGATCTTTTCTTCCATAGTGTGATTCTCGGGGCAAATGCCCGGCCAGACCTGGATCTTCGAGACCCTATCTGTGATGACTTCTTCCAGTTGTGGCAAGAGACAGCAGAGAACAATGCCAATATCTATGAGCAGGTGGGATCTGAGGTGGGGGCTGGCCTTGGGGATTTGATGAATTATCTTGCTGAAGGTGGGGTGGAGAGAAACAGTCATTCTCAGAAAGGAGATGCGGGGGGagggggacttgccttttgagtaGGGAGCATTTACTATTAGGGGATTTAGTGGCCCCAGTCAACATGGGGGATATTGAGAAGTGGTATGGGGAGTCAAGAGTCTACACCAGTTAGCTTAGACTCTTGTGCAAGCGTCTCCAAGTGTAATTGGCTTCCATGCTTTCCTGCCCCCAGATCTTCCGCTGTCTGCCGTCTAATGCCACCCGTTCCCTGCGGACTCTCCGGGAATATGTGACCGTGGAACCTCTGGCCACAGTCAGCCCTTCCTTGGCCAGGTCTGAGCTCAATTtggtccagggccacctggttcaCTTCCCTCTCAAGTTCTTGGAAGATGAGTCTTTGCTGCCCCCGCTGGGGAGCAAGGAGGGGATGATACCCCTAGAAGTGTGGACATAGCTGAGGCTTCAGACAGGGAGAGGTCACCAGCTGTGGAACTCTACCATGTTTGACTCTCTGTCCCTAAACCCTGAGGACTGAGGGTGGGTGCCCTTTGAGATCTGAGGAAGCAGGCATCCCTGGAGGGGACTAGAGAAATCATAGAGAACCTTTACTTGAAAAGTAGTCAAAGAGGCACTCCCAAACCTGGTCTGGGGAGGCAGAAGAGGGTCCCTTTGAGGTTCATCCTCCCTGCCTCGGCATTGAAACCACTGCTCCAGAGAAGCATAATTCCTACCAGACGCCTGGAGTCAAGCTTCTTATTctaggaggaggggactctacccTGGGCATTCCCCATCTCTCCTTCTTTTGCCCTTggaccccctccccaccccagggTCTCTCAGCCCATTGCTGCCAAGATGGAGGGAAGGATAGAACCACTTCTGGCTGCAGCCCCCACTGGGGTCAGGGAGGAAGGCACACTAACTCCCTCCACCAGCCTGCTGACAGACACTAACTTCTTACCAGTTCAATAAGCATTTCATAAATAAAAGTTTAGAAAAGGCATATGCCTCTTCATTGAAGGAGTTTAGTGCTTGTCTCAGGCACCCCCTTCCTGCCCACAAAGGACACCAATCTCCTACACCTTCTCCCCCATCCCCgctcctttcttcttcctgtctgCATGCATCTCTGTGCTTCTGTCTGTAGCTTCAGAGCACAGTGCTGCTGCTTCAGTAGAAGGAAAGGCAACACAAAACCAAGACACGGAGAACACTGGAGCTTATACTGCAGCTGCCAATGACAGGGGTGCCCTGAGAAGAGCCTGAGTGGCTGCCTCTTATTCAAGTGGCAGCACCCAGAGGAGCTTAGTAAAACCCCTTTGGAATGGTTAAGAAGTACATGTTTGAGTCTAGGAGTACAGCTCAGGGGTAGAACTCATgtttagcatgcataaggccctgcctGGGTTCAaagcccaacacacacacacacacacacacacacacacacacacacacacagtataggcttggccaggtacagtggctcacacctgtagtcTGAATAACTCAGGAAGCTAAAGCAAAAGGATTGCAAGCTTGAGAATGattcagcaagaccctttctcaaaaaataaaaaggactgggaatgtagctctggTGGAGTgctcctggatttaatccccagtaccatataggGACAGGGCTATAAGATCAAGGTCAGGGAAAACTGGATTTATCACTTATAAGTTAGGTGGCCTTATCAAGTCACACTaattctctgggcctcagtggtCTGGACAGGAAAATGGGAATAATACTTATATGGCCAGCTTGCTATAAAGACTCAGTTGCTGACCTGAATATTAACTGAGCTCCTGCAATCTGCCAGCCACTGTTCTAGACTCACAGAATTAAGTATAGCAAATTCCCACCCTCAAGGCAGGTTGCAGTGCTTCACTGTCCAACATAGTAGCTACTAGCtacatgtggtatttcaatttaaatgaattaaaatgagagagggcggaggatgtggctcagaggtagagctcttGTCTGGCATGCTTAGGACCTTGATTCGAACCTCAACACCACAAATaacgaaaagaaagagaaagagaagcaaAAAAGAATTCAGTGCTTCACACTTGCCACATTTCAAGTGTTTAGTAGCCACTTATTGATAATAGCCCCCATACCATTCAATGCAGATATACACCATTTCCATATCTGCACAAAGTTCTATTGGAAGGAATGCCCAAGAGGAAAGCATAGTGGAGGaaagaagataacaccaaactGAGGATGGCTACCTCCCAGGAGAGGTACAAAACAGCTTCAACTCAACTGAAGTAGTGAATACGTAGTTTATGGAATatacataaatgtatatatacacacagtgtgtgtgtaaatatatatatatatatgcatatgtgtaatgggttttatacatttttttttaattttactaacatatttatttatttattcttggactggggattgaacccagggttgctctatcactgagctacatccccagtcctttttattttttactttgagacagggtcttactaaattgcccaggctagacttgaatttgtgaacctcctgcctcaactttctgagttgctgagattacaggtgtgggctacCATGCCTATCAATCACCAGTATCACAATTGGCCACAGAAGCAGAAAGAAACCAAGCATAGTACCGCACGTTTAATGAGGCTTCCTGCAAGATAGGGGATTCAGGGGGGTGATGATGGGAAGAGGACATAAAGTGCCCGCcccatcctttcttttttttttttaattaatttttttttcagtattgggattgaacccaggaccttgtgcgttttttttttttttttttttttttaatatttattttttagttctcagcagacacaacatctttgtatgtggtgctaaggatcgaacccgggccgcacgcatgccaggcgagcacgctaccgcttgagccacatccccagcacccacaccccccccccctttcCTTTGAGTTCAGGTTTCTGGTTCTCTAAAGAAGCCACTGTCAgtgcctggattcaatccccagaccaAAAAAGCCACTTCTGTGCAAGAAATCCCCCTCCCACACAGAGCAATCTCTGGGTACTAATTGGTATTCTATTAATTAGCCTCATTGTTGGTACTAAGTACTTCTTTCCTAAGAAGACAATACCTCATAATTGTGGAGTGGGGTGGAGGCAGTAGTTGCCCCAGGCAGGGCCAGGGGCTAGATGGGCCTCTACTTAACATTGGCAACTTGACTTTCCTTCCTGAGTCCTCAAATCTTGATTGGAAGCCCTCTAGCAAGTGCCAGTGTTTAGTAAGGGAATAGTAGGAGAGGGCTTAGAATAAAAATAGTTATATTTGGGAGGTatccgggattgaacccagggatgcttaaccactaagccacacacccccagccctatttatttttttgaaactggctctaagtggcttagggcttggaaaagttgctaaagctggcttaggGGTTGAGGGTGTAGGTCAGTTGCAGagcacctgcttgaaatgcctcacatcctgggttcaatccccagcaccgaaCCAAATAAAGTCTGTAGGCCCAGCATGGAGGGAAAGGTTGGTGGTAGACAACTAGGCCAATACAATATTCATTATTCCTCCAAGGGTTCTATAATTAATCTTTTGTTGTATGTTTGGGTCTGGGGATAGAAGCCATGCTAAACAGATGTTCTACCCCTAAACTATACCCCagctagtttttgtttgtttctttttgtggtgctggggattgaacccagggccctgtgcaaacaaggcaagtactctaccaagtgagttacatccccagccaccccagctggtcttatttttatttaaaaaaaaaaatattttttaggtggacataaaaatctttatttttatatggtgctgaggatcgaacccagcaccccacccatgctaggcgagcactttaccactgagccacatccccagccccttgttattttttaaaagaggtactgctttcatttatttttccttaagaatttaacctttattttatttatttgtttttgtgtggtGTTGAGGCTCAAACCTAGCataagtgcctcactcatgctaggcaagtgctctaccactgagctacaatcccagcctctatttatttatctatttatttatttatgagttgtagttggacacaatacctttatttaatttatttttttgtggtgctgaggatcgaacccagggactcgcacttgctagacaagcgctctaccataaaCCCAGcccatcttattttatttttgatgatGGGAATCTAACCTCAGGCCTCATGCATGGCAGGCAAACACTTTACTACTAAGCTATATCTCTAGCCCCTGTTGtatgttttgtattttaaattttcttgatgCCTGGTCCAGGTCTCCCTCCACCATTAGtgtatctttttgtttttatcatagacaacttaaaaatatacaaaagtaGGGAACaggataaggaatcttcacagatTCATGTTTATCCATAGATTCCTACTCTAACTTCGCTAATTATCATCTTGGAACCAGGTGTGGTAGCCCAGGCCCCTAATCCCAGCAATTACTCTGAGGCAGAAGTATCGCAAGTTGGAGGTCAGTGTCAGCAAGTTAGGGAggcccttagcaatttagcaaaaccccatctcaaaaaacaaaatagtcaggggatgtagctcagtggtaaagtgcccctgggttcaattcccagtaagaacaacaacaaaaaagtaattATCAGTTTAGGGCCAAACTTGTTCTTTGTCCTGTTTACCCCAGATTCCGTTGCCTCTTGAGGATTGGGTGACCATTTATTCCATCCCTGTGactttgatttattcattcattcatttaatatcTATTAAACACTTTATGAGTCAGTCACTAGTAAATTTATTGAGGGTCTAGTATATGCTGAGTGCTTTACATTTATAATTGTATTTTATCCTAACATCTATTATTatctctgttttacagatgatTAGAATTGAGCCTCAGAGAGGTAGTGATTTGCCTAAAGTGCTAACTTCAAATTCTATGTATTTTCTTGGGTGTGGTAGAGCgaccctgaaatctcagctacttgtgaggctgaggcaggaagatatagCAAATgccaggtcagcctgggcaacttagatcttagctcaaaataaaaaaataaaaaagggactgAGTGTGCTATTAGTGATGAAgcattcctggattcaatccctaataggggtgggggtgggggaagggtgGGAGTGGAGAAATCTATACTTTTTCTTAATGTCCaatgatctttctttcttttgtcagtggacttttatttaacttatttatatgcagtgctgagaatggaacccagtgcctctcacatgctaggcaagcactttacctctgagctacaaccccagccctatccaATGGTCTTGACTTTGAACTATTATAGTGCCTCTCTGGACAACAGAGGCCTTCATTCAACTTAAGTGTTCATTTGCTCTAGCAGGTGCCAAGCCCTGTGCACCCAAGACTGATATTATTCTTACCTTTAAGGAGAGTCAACAGATACCTGCAACTCAAAAGTCTTAAATTTAAAAGGCTTAAGCCAGGTAGCTAAAACAGAAGAGCCAAACTCAGAGTGGGTCAAGAGAGCCTTCAAGAGAGGTGATTTAAACATCCAGATGTGCTAAGGGTCCAGAAAAGAGGTCGTTCAACTCTTTTCCAAGGACTGACTTTtaaattttcctgtttttttttttttttcattctggtttgggggattgaaccctgagAAATTCTGCCACTGTGCTACatacccagccttttttattttgagacagggtttcactaaattgctgaggctggccttgaacttgtgatcctcctgtctcagtctctcaaGTAGCCTGGATACAGCCCTGAACTACCCGTCAGACTCCTAAGTGATGTTTATATTAAGGTTGCTAGGGTCCTTCAGAGATAACATTAGTGTTGGAAGAAATCTTGAGACCCACAGACTTCCCCCTGAACTTTGCaatgaaagaaaagcccagggaagcAAAGCgatttgctcaaggtcacaaagCAAATTAGACAGTGGCAGAATGTGACTCCCTGTTCTTAGATAGCATTATCCAGCCTTTAGTGAGGCTAATGGCCGGGGGTGCTATGCCAACCTGGTTAGATCTCAGGTGACCTGAGCAAGTTTTAAGG
This window encodes:
- the Pld2 gene encoding phospholipase D2 isoform X2, encoding MDNQEEVPSFPRVTSGPPETQSLDESSSSGSKYLENYLNHLLTMSFYRNYHAMTEFLEVSQLSFIPDLGSKGLEGVIRKRSGGHHVPGFTCCGRDQVCYRWSKRWLVVKDSFLLYMRLETGAISFVQLFDPGFEVQVGKRRTEARYGVRIDTSHRSLILKCSSYRQARWWGQEITELAQGPGKDFLQLHRHDSYAPPRPGTLARWFVNGAGYFAAVADAILRAREEIFITDWWLSPEIYLKRPAHSDDWRLDIMLKRKAEEGVRVSVLLFKEVELALGINSGYSKRMLMLLHPNIKVMRHPDQVTLWAHHEKLLVVDQVVAFLGGLDLAYGRWDDLHYRLTDLGDSSESTTPRPPTPCPDSATTPDLSHNQFFWLGKDYSNLITKDWVQLDRPFEDFIDRETTPRMPWRDVGVVIHGSAARDLARHFIQRWNFTKTTKAKYKIPMYPYLLPKSTSTAHQLPFTLPGGQCTTVQVLRSVDRWSAGTLENSILNAYLHTIRESQHFLYIENQFFISCSDGRTVLNKVGDEIVDRILKAHKQGQCFRVYVLLPLLPGFEGDISTGGGNSIQAILHFTYRTLCRGEYSILHRLKAAMGTAWRDYMSICGLRTHGELGGHPVSELIYIHSKLLIADDRTVIIGSANINDRSLLGKRDSELAVLIEDTEMEPSLMDGAEYQAGRFALSLRKHCFSVILGANARPDLDLRDPICDDFFQLWQETAENNANIYEQIFRCLPSNATRSLRTLREYVTVEPLATVSPSLARSELNLVQGHLVHFPLKFLEDESLLPPLGSKEGMIPLEVWT
- the Pld2 gene encoding phospholipase D2 isoform X3, which produces MPSLPRAGPEGSTRHAASKQKYLENYLNHLLTMSFYRNYHAMTEFLEVSQLSFIPDLGSKGLEGVIRKRSGGHHVPGFTCCGRDQVCYRWSKRWLVVKDSFLLYMRLETGAISFVQLFDPGFEVQVGKRRTEARYGVRIDTSHRSLILKCSSYRQARWWGQEITELAQGPGKDFLQLHRHDSYAPPRPGTLARWFVNGAGYFAAVADAILRAREEIFITDWWLSPEIYLKRPAHSDDWRLDIMLKRKAEEGVRVSVLLFKEVELALGINSGYSKRMLMLLHPNIKVMRHPDQVTLWAHHEKLLVVDQVVAFLGGLDLAYGRWDDLHYRLTDLGDSSESTTPRPPTPCPDSATTPDLSHNQFFWLGKDYSNLITKDWVQLDRPFEDFIDRETTPRMPWRDVGVVIHGSAARDLARHFIQRWNFTKTTKAKYKIPMYPYLLPKSTSTAHQLPFTLPGGQCTTVQVLRSVDRWSAGTLENSILNAYLHTIRESQHFLYIENQFFISCSDGRTVLNKVGDEIVDRILKAHKQGQCFRVYVLLPLLPGFEGDISTGGGNSIQAILHFTYRTLCRGEYSILHRLKAAMGTAWRDYMSICGLRTHGELGGHPVSELIYIHSKLLIADDRTVIIGSANINDRSLLGKRDSELAVLIEDTEMEPSLMDGAEYQAGRFALSLRKHCFSVILGANARPDLDLRDPICDDFFQLWQETAENNANIYEQIFRCLPSNATRSLRTLREYVTVEPLATVSPSLARSELNLVQGHLVHFPLKFLEDESLLPPLGSKEGMIPLEVWT
- the Pld2 gene encoding phospholipase D2 isoform X1, yielding MTATLESPFPSGDDLDSSQLHMEPDEVDTLREGEDPADRMHPFLAIYDLQPLKVHPLVFAPGVPVTAQVVGTERYTSGSKIGTCTLYSVRLTHGDFTWTTKKKFRHFQELHRDLLRHKVLMSLLPLARFAVAHSPGREAANREMPSLPRAGPEGSTRHAASKQKYLENYLNHLLTMSFYRNYHAMTEFLEVSQLSFIPDLGSKGLEGVIRKRSGGHHVPGFTCCGRDQVCYRWSKRWLVVKDSFLLYMRLETGAISFVQLFDPGFEVQVGKRRTEARYGVRIDTSHRSLILKCSSYRQARWWGQEITELAQGPGKDFLQLHRHDSYAPPRPGTLARWFVNGAGYFAAVADAILRAREEIFITDWWLSPEIYLKRPAHSDDWRLDIMLKRKAEEGVRVSVLLFKEVELALGINSGYSKRMLMLLHPNIKVMRHPDQVTLWAHHEKLLVVDQVVAFLGGLDLAYGRWDDLHYRLTDLGDSSESTTPRPPTPCPDSATTPDLSHNQFFWLGKDYSNLITKDWVQLDRPFEDFIDRETTPRMPWRDVGVVIHGSAARDLARHFIQRWNFTKTTKAKYKIPMYPYLLPKSTSTAHQLPFTLPGGQCTTVQVLRSVDRWSAGTLENSILNAYLHTIRESQHFLYIENQFFISCSDGRTVLNKVGDEIVDRILKAHKQGQCFRVYVLLPLLPGFEGDISTGGGNSIQAILHFTYRTLCRGEYSILHRLKAAMGTAWRDYMSICGLRTHGELGGHPVSELIYIHSKLLIADDRTVIIGSANINDRSLLGKRDSELAVLIEDTEMEPSLMDGAEYQAGRFALSLRKHCFSVILGANARPDLDLRDPICDDFFQLWQETAENNANIYEQIFRCLPSNATRSLRTLREYVTVEPLATVSPSLARSELNLVQGHLVHFPLKFLEDESLLPPLGSKEGMIPLEVWT